Proteins co-encoded in one Setaria viridis chromosome 9, Setaria_viridis_v4.0, whole genome shotgun sequence genomic window:
- the LOC117836698 gene encoding uncharacterized protein, whose protein sequence is MAASTGTSLLLLFLCVSALHHAAGCARVSPGASPIVATCMTGPFPELCVGELGQRLLDIQNAIASAAPGQGASIAGAPGQVDVKALVAVALQAASEAGAVAASIFEGKLPGFNTGVPDFRKCLGNCSVTMSSAMQKLHGASAALRSGNHEVAKTLASRSFTDVSSCTVSCKDLNGDVRLIIVQSLTEFQKMLQIAISFMNKMKPNDPLPLPVRRVP, encoded by the coding sequence ATGGCGGCGTCCACGGGCACGTCCCTGCTCCTCCTGTTCCTCTGCGTCTCCGCCCTCCACCACGCCGCCGGTTGCGCGCGCGTGTCGCCCGGCGCGAGCCCGATCGTGGCGACCTGCATGACGGGTCCCTTCCCGGAGCTGTGCGTGGGCGAGCTGGGGCAGCGACTCCTCGACATCCAGAACGCGatcgcgtcggcggcgccggggcaggGCGCCAGCATCGCGGGCGCCCCGGGGCAGGTGGACGTGAAGGCTCTGGTGGCGGTGGCCCTGCAGGCGGCGTCAGaggccggcgcggtggcggcgtccATCTTCGAGGGCAAGCTCCCGGGGTTCAACACCGGCGTGCCCGACTTCCGCAAGTGCCTCGGCAACTGCAGCGTCACCATGAGCAGCGCCATGCAGAAGCTCCACGGCGCCTCGGCGGCGCTGCGGTCCGGGAACCACGAGGTGGCCAAGACGCTGGCGTCGCGCTCCTTCACCGACGTGTCGTCCTGCACCGTCAGCTGCAAGGACCTCAACGGCGACGTGCGCCTCATCATCGTGCAGAGCCTCACCGAGTTCCAGAAGATGCTCCAGATCGCCATCTCCTTCATGAACAAGATGAAGCCCAACGACCCGCTCCCACTGCCGGTGCGGAGGGTGCCATGA
- the LOC117836700 gene encoding cell number regulator 10 codes for MYPAKPSDAAAAAPVTGVPVGGPPVAAGNATSQWSSGLFDCFDDCGLCCLTCWCPCITFGRVAEIVDRGATSCGTSGALYALLAYLTGCQWIYSCTYRSKMRAQFGLPENPCCDCCVHFCCEPCALCQQYKELKARGFDPELGWDLNAQRGAGAGQAMYAPAAQGMGR; via the coding sequence ATGTATCCGGCGAAGCccagcgacgcggcggcggcggcgccggtgaccGGCGTCCCCGTGGGCGGCccgcctgtcgccgccggcAACGCCACCAGCCAGTGGTCCTCGGGGCTCTTCGACTGCTTCGACGACTGCGGGCTGTGCTGCCTGACGTGCTGGTGCCCGTGCATCACGTTCGGGCGCGTCGCCGAGATCGTGGACCGGGGCGCGACGTCGTGCGGGACGAGCGGGGCGCTGTACGCGCTGCTGGCCTACCTCACGGGGTGCCAGTGGATCTACTCCTGCACCTACCGCTCCAAGATGCGCGCTCAGTTCGGCCTCCCGGAGAACCCCTGCTGCGACTGCTGCGTCCACTTCTGCTGCGAGCCCTGCGCGCTCTGCCAGCAGTACAAGGAGCTCAAGGCCCGCGGCTTCGACCCCGAACTCGGATGGGACCTCAACGcccagcgcggcgccggcgccggacaaGCCATGTACGCGCCGGCGGCACAGGGGATGGGCCGCTGA
- the LOC117836699 gene encoding uncharacterized protein produces the protein MEARSAMSWYCSTILAVVVALFLSASLGTGAGADLKGSCAATPHPEACVSALQKDAVARMGAAATPRDLAEAAIRAASDAGAAAGDYARKEMDVVKDNGMWQCLNECAEDIEEALSHLDDSEGGVDDAKLKDVKLFLDTAEQDAWNCDQSCKGAANTPVKAALLAKNKDFENLMAVTLALLKRVTGGDDAPGPAPAKP, from the coding sequence ATGGAGGCGAGATCGGCCATGAGCTGGTACTGCAGCACCATCCTGGCCGTGGTCGTGGCGCTCTTCCTCTCCGCGTCCCTCGgcacgggcgccggcgccgacctcAAGGGTTCCTGCGCCGCGACGCCGCACCCGGAGGCGTGCGTGAGCGCGCTCCAGAAGGACGCGGTGGCCAGgatgggcgccgccgccaccccgcgggacctggcggaggcggcgatcCGCGCGGCATCcgacgcgggcgcggcggcgggcgactaCGCGCGCAAGGAGATGGACGTGGTGAAGGACAACGGGATGTGGCAGTGCCTGAACGAGTGCGCCGAGGACATCGAGGAGGCGCTCTCCCACCTCGACGACTCCGAGGGCGGGGTCGACGATGCCAAGCTCAAGGACGTCAAGCTCTTCCTCGACACCGCGGAGCAGGACGCCTGGAACTGCGACCAGAGCTGCAAGGGCGCCGCCAACACACCCGTCAAGGCCGCGCTCCTCGCCAAGAACAAGGACTTCGAGAACCTCATGGCAGTCACCCTCGCGCTCCTCAAGCGGGTCACCGGCGGGGACGACGCGCCGGGCCCGGCGCCGGCAAAGCCGTGA